One segment of Magnetovibrio sp. PR-2 DNA contains the following:
- a CDS encoding glutamate-5-semialdehyde dehydrogenase yields the protein MSEQFIPDLMKSLGEAAKAAGHALAIATTDAKNQALTEGAKAIRARKAEIIEANELDVAAAKEKGLTGSMIDRLVLNDDRIEAMAKGLEDIAGLDDPVGRVLSEWDRPNGLKIRRVSVPLGVIGVIYESRPNVTADAGALCLKAGNASILRGGSESFRSSGVIHSCLVDGLKAAGLPEDAIQRIPTTDRAAVGEMLTMVGLIDVIVPRGGKSLIERVMNESKVPLFKHLEGICHTYVDAGADMDKAIDVVLNAKMRRTGICGATETLLVDKAAGEFVLQNLVNSLLDAECEVRGDAAVQATDERVKAAQAEDWDTEYLDSIISIKTVDGVDGAMAHIAAHSSGHTDAIITEDKGIAQKFLNSVDSAIVMHNASTQFADGGEFGMGAEIGISTDKMHARGPVGVEQLTSFKYQVIGTGQTRPS from the coding sequence ATGAGCGAACAATTCATTCCCGACTTGATGAAGTCTTTGGGCGAGGCCGCAAAAGCTGCCGGTCATGCCCTGGCCATAGCCACGACGGATGCCAAAAACCAAGCGCTCACAGAAGGGGCCAAAGCTATTCGTGCGCGTAAGGCCGAAATCATCGAAGCCAATGAACTGGACGTTGCCGCCGCCAAAGAAAAAGGCCTGACGGGTTCTATGATCGATCGCTTGGTCCTGAACGACGATCGCATCGAAGCCATGGCAAAAGGTCTGGAAGACATTGCGGGTCTGGACGATCCCGTGGGCCGCGTGCTGAGCGAATGGGACCGTCCCAACGGTTTGAAAATTCGCCGCGTGTCTGTGCCCTTGGGTGTTATTGGTGTCATCTACGAAAGCCGCCCCAACGTAACTGCGGACGCCGGGGCTTTGTGCTTGAAGGCCGGTAACGCTTCAATCTTGCGCGGTGGGTCGGAAAGCTTCCGCTCATCGGGTGTGATCCACAGCTGCTTGGTGGATGGTTTGAAAGCGGCAGGCCTGCCCGAAGACGCCATCCAACGCATTCCCACTACGGACCGCGCCGCCGTGGGTGAGATGCTGACCATGGTGGGGCTCATCGACGTGATTGTGCCGCGTGGTGGCAAATCTCTGATTGAACGGGTGATGAACGAAAGTAAGGTGCCTTTGTTCAAACACTTAGAAGGCATCTGCCACACGTACGTGGACGCCGGCGCGGATATGGACAAAGCCATTGATGTTGTGCTCAACGCCAAAATGCGCCGCACCGGAATTTGTGGTGCGACGGAAACCTTGTTGGTGGACAAAGCGGCGGGTGAATTTGTGTTACAGAACTTGGTCAACAGCTTGTTGGACGCCGAATGCGAAGTGCGCGGAGACGCGGCCGTTCAAGCCACGGATGAACGCGTAAAAGCGGCCCAAGCAGAGGACTGGGATACGGAATATTTGGATTCCATCATCTCCATTAAAACCGTGGACGGTGTGGACGGTGCCATGGCGCACATCGCGGCGCACAGCTCGGGCCATACCGATGCCATCATCACCGAAGACAAAGGGATTGCGCAGAAGTTTCTCAACTCCGTGGACAGTGCCATCGTCATGCACAATGCCTCCACCCAGTTTGCCGACGGCGGCGAGTTCGGCATGGGCGCGGAGATCGGCATCTCAACCGATAAAATGCACGCGCGCGGTCCGGTGGGTGTGGAGCAACTCACCAGCTTTAAATACCAAGTCATCGGAACGGGGCAAACGCGCCCCTCTTAG
- the gpmI gene encoding 2,3-bisphosphoglycerate-independent phosphoglycerate mutase, whose amino-acid sequence MTDNSEPTVKKPVVLCILDGWGERKESLNNAIRTGETPNWDRLVDSNPSSALSASGLDVGLPDGQMGNSEVGHMTLGSGRVVLQDLPRIDAAIHDGSLDKNPALLSFIEKLKATGGVCHLMGLLSPGGVHSHQWHMRTLAGIICAHGIPVQVHAFLDGRDTPPKSAYDMVSRFEVDIRHMACINIATVTGRYWAMDRDNRWDRVEKAYRCLAEGEGEKAMTTLEAIQASYDNDITDEFVEPHVIGDFDGMQNGDGLLMANFRADRAREILAALADPAFDAFERPRDLQFAAQTGMVEYSDAHNAYFEALFPPVELNDILGEVIDGASLKQLHIAETEKYAHVTFFFNGGREEPFPGETRILVNSPDVPTYDHQPEMSAPEVTDKLIEAIESSTYDFIVVNYANGDMVGHTGVMDAAVQAVEAVDKCLGRLEAAVVAAGGTMLVTADHGNCEKMCEGANPHTAHTLFKVPAVLVNPPARAKGLNEGGLADIAPTMLDLLGFDVPEAMTGHTLIQE is encoded by the coding sequence ATGACCGATAACTCTGAGCCAACCGTCAAAAAACCCGTCGTCCTTTGCATCCTGGACGGCTGGGGTGAGCGTAAAGAATCGCTCAACAACGCCATCCGCACGGGCGAGACCCCCAATTGGGACCGTTTGGTGGACAGCAACCCAAGCTCGGCCTTGAGTGCATCGGGATTGGACGTTGGCTTGCCGGACGGTCAAATGGGCAATTCCGAGGTCGGTCACATGACGTTGGGCTCGGGCCGTGTGGTGTTGCAAGACTTGCCGCGCATTGATGCCGCGATCCACGACGGCTCGCTCGATAAAAATCCTGCCCTGTTGTCTTTCATTGAAAAGCTCAAAGCGACAGGTGGCGTTTGCCATTTGATGGGGCTTTTGTCGCCCGGTGGCGTGCATTCCCACCAATGGCACATGCGTACGTTGGCGGGCATCATCTGCGCCCACGGGATTCCGGTTCAGGTGCACGCGTTTTTGGATGGCCGCGACACGCCGCCCAAAAGTGCTTACGACATGGTCTCGCGCTTTGAAGTCGATATCCGCCACATGGCGTGCATCAACATCGCCACCGTGACGGGACGCTATTGGGCCATGGATCGTGACAACAGGTGGGACCGTGTGGAAAAAGCCTATCGTTGCTTGGCTGAGGGCGAAGGCGAAAAAGCCATGACGACGTTGGAAGCCATTCAGGCGTCTTATGACAACGACATTACGGACGAATTTGTCGAACCGCACGTGATTGGCGATTTTGACGGCATGCAAAACGGTGATGGTCTCTTGATGGCGAACTTCCGTGCCGACCGCGCCCGCGAAATTTTGGCTGCACTCGCCGATCCCGCCTTTGACGCCTTTGAGCGTCCGCGCGATCTGCAATTCGCCGCGCAAACGGGCATGGTGGAATACTCCGACGCCCATAATGCGTATTTTGAGGCTCTGTTCCCGCCTGTGGAACTGAACGACATTTTGGGTGAAGTGATCGATGGGGCGAGTTTGAAACAGCTGCACATCGCGGAGACCGAAAAATACGCCCACGTGACGTTCTTCTTCAACGGCGGGCGCGAAGAACCGTTCCCCGGCGAAACGCGCATCTTGGTCAACTCCCCGGACGTGCCGACTTACGACCACCAGCCGGAGATGTCGGCACCGGAAGTCACCGACAAATTGATCGAAGCCATTGAGAGCTCGACGTACGACTTCATCGTTGTGAACTACGCCAACGGCGACATGGTCGGCCACACTGGTGTGATGGATGCCGCAGTGCAGGCTGTCGAAGCCGTGGACAAATGCTTGGGCCGACTGGAAGCCGCCGTGGTGGCCGCTGGCGGGACCATGTTGGTTACGGCGGATCACGGCAACTGCGAAAAAATGTGTGAAGGCGCCAATCCCCATACGGCGCATACCTTATTCAAAGTCCCCGCTGTTTTGGTCAATCCGCCCGCCCGTGCCAAGGGCTTGAACGAAGGCGGTTTGGCGGACATTGCGCCAACGATGTTGGACTTGTTGGGCTTTGATGTTCCCGAAGCCATGACGGGACACACTTTAATTCAGGAGTAA
- the obgE gene encoding GTPase ObgE produces the protein MKFLDEAKIFVKSGDGGNGCMSFRREKYIEFGGPDGGDGGRGGDVVVECVQGLNTLIDYRYQQHFKAGRGNHGMGRDRTGAKGSDIVLKLPQGTEILAEDKETVLADLTEIGQRIVLLEGGEKGMGNARFKTSTNRAPRKTIPGGAGEEMWIWLRLKLIADVGLVGLPNAGKSTFISAVSRAKPKIADYPFTTLHPNLGLVRRLDGELVLADIPGLIEGASEGHGLGTRFLGHVERCGALLHLIDGTAEDVAENYRVVRTELDKYGDVLQDKTEILALNKCDALLDEEIEEKKAVLEKASGRTVHVISGVAQMGVDDLMNVLFDEVAKAREAEEEVVEYEDYEIDEEFEL, from the coding sequence ATGAAGTTCCTGGATGAAGCCAAGATATTTGTCAAAAGCGGAGACGGCGGCAATGGTTGCATGTCGTTCCGCCGCGAGAAATACATCGAATTTGGCGGGCCCGACGGCGGTGACGGCGGGCGCGGCGGCGATGTGGTGGTGGAGTGCGTCCAGGGCCTGAACACGCTGATCGATTATCGCTACCAACAACACTTCAAGGCCGGACGCGGCAACCACGGCATGGGCCGCGACCGCACCGGGGCCAAGGGCAGCGACATTGTCTTGAAGCTCCCCCAAGGCACCGAAATTCTGGCTGAAGACAAAGAAACCGTACTGGCCGATTTGACGGAAATTGGCCAACGCATCGTCTTGTTGGAAGGCGGTGAAAAGGGCATGGGCAATGCGCGCTTCAAAACGTCCACCAACCGTGCGCCGCGCAAAACCATACCCGGTGGCGCGGGCGAAGAAATGTGGATTTGGTTACGCCTGAAGCTTATCGCCGACGTCGGCCTGGTCGGCCTGCCCAATGCAGGCAAGTCGACGTTTATTTCCGCAGTCTCGCGTGCGAAACCCAAAATCGCCGACTATCCCTTCACCACCTTGCACCCCAACTTGGGGCTGGTGCGTCGCTTGGACGGGGAACTGGTCCTCGCCGATATCCCCGGTTTGATCGAAGGGGCAAGTGAAGGCCACGGCCTGGGCACGCGCTTCTTGGGTCACGTGGAACGTTGCGGTGCTTTGCTGCACCTGATCGACGGAACCGCCGAAGACGTCGCAGAAAATTACCGCGTGGTGCGCACAGAGCTGGATAAGTACGGCGATGTGCTTCAAGACAAGACGGAGATTCTCGCGCTCAATAAATGCGACGCGCTGTTGGACGAAGAGATCGAAGAGAAAAAAGCGGTTTTGGAAAAAGCCAGCGGCAGAACTGTGCATGTTATTTCGGGTGTTGCTCAAATGGGCGTGGACGATCTGATGAACGTTCTGTTCGACGAAGTCGCCAAGGCCCGCGAGGCCGAAGAAGAGGTTGTCGAATACGAGGACTACGAAATCGACGAGGAGTTCGAACTTTGA
- the proB gene encoding glutamate 5-kinase: MSDNPLTSAKRVVIKIGSALLVDEAHGTVHRKWLEALAQDIARMKDRGQDVIIVSSGAIAVGRRYLGLADGDLMLDEKQAAAATGQIRLAHAYQDVLGHHDITVSQMLVTLQDTENRRRYLNARSTLDAILRLGAIPLINENDTVATDEIRFGDNDRLGARVAAMASADALVLLSDIDGLYTANPSEDSAAQHIPTVAAITPDIEAMAGGSSTNVGSGGMVTKLAAAKICLQNGCAMAITLGEGDHPLKRLEDGTRSTWFIPSLTPAKARKRWIAGSLKAHGQLVLDAGALSALKSGKSLLPIGVTAVEGVFDKGDAVAIVDTKGQELARGLSSYTSEDAKKIIGKRSGEIEDILGYRGRDELVHRDDMVVKE; the protein is encoded by the coding sequence TTGAGCGATAATCCTCTCACCAGCGCAAAACGTGTCGTGATTAAAATCGGCTCGGCCCTGTTGGTGGACGAGGCGCACGGCACCGTGCACCGCAAATGGCTCGAAGCTCTGGCCCAAGACATCGCGCGTATGAAAGACCGTGGGCAAGACGTTATCATTGTGTCTTCCGGCGCCATCGCCGTCGGGCGGCGCTATTTGGGCCTTGCCGACGGGGATCTTATGTTAGACGAAAAACAAGCCGCCGCCGCCACCGGGCAAATCCGCTTGGCGCATGCGTATCAAGACGTCTTGGGTCATCACGACATCACTGTGTCGCAAATGTTGGTGACGTTGCAGGACACGGAAAATCGTCGGCGTTATCTCAATGCGCGCTCTACGCTCGATGCGATTTTGCGTTTGGGCGCGATCCCCCTGATTAACGAAAACGACACGGTCGCCACCGACGAAATCCGCTTTGGCGACAACGACCGGCTGGGTGCCCGCGTTGCGGCCATGGCGTCTGCGGACGCTTTGGTTTTGTTGTCCGACATTGACGGCCTTTATACTGCAAACCCGAGCGAAGACAGCGCGGCCCAACACATTCCCACGGTGGCGGCCATCACGCCGGACATCGAAGCCATGGCGGGCGGCAGCTCCACCAATGTGGGTTCCGGTGGTATGGTCACCAAGTTGGCGGCAGCCAAGATTTGCCTGCAAAACGGTTGCGCCATGGCGATTACGTTGGGCGAGGGGGACCACCCTTTGAAACGCTTGGAAGACGGCACACGCTCCACGTGGTTCATACCGTCTTTGACGCCTGCGAAAGCGCGCAAGCGCTGGATTGCGGGTTCGCTGAAAGCCCACGGCCAGTTGGTCTTGGACGCTGGGGCTTTGTCTGCGTTGAAGTCCGGAAAAAGCCTGCTGCCCATCGGTGTGACGGCGGTGGAGGGTGTTTTTGATAAAGGCGATGCGGTCGCCATTGTCGATACGAAGGGCCAAGAGCTTGCGCGCGGGCTGTCTAGCTATACATCTGAAGATGCAAAGAAGATCATCGGCAAGCGCTCCGGTGAAATCGAAGATATTTTGGGCTATCGCGGTCGCGACGAACTGGTCCACCGCGACGATATGGTTGTGAAGGAATAA
- the rlmH gene encoding 23S rRNA (pseudouridine(1915)-N(3))-methyltransferase RlmH, translated as MRTHLIAVGRMKPGVERTLLEHYAARLNPAPDVREVEEKRNLPPAKLKVREGELLLAAVPEGALVVAMDEHGRQLGSRAFAKKLGQWRDEGQRDVAFLIGGADGLDKAVLERANLKLSLGEMTWPHMLVRGLLAEQLYRANAILTGHPYHRD; from the coding sequence ATGCGCACCCATCTCATTGCGGTGGGCCGCATGAAGCCCGGTGTGGAGCGCACGCTCTTGGAGCATTACGCAGCCCGCTTGAACCCCGCACCGGACGTGCGTGAGGTTGAAGAAAAGCGCAACCTGCCGCCCGCAAAGCTAAAGGTGCGCGAAGGTGAACTTTTATTGGCCGCCGTTCCCGAAGGGGCTTTGGTGGTCGCCATGGACGAGCACGGTCGCCAACTGGGCAGCCGGGCCTTCGCGAAAAAACTGGGCCAGTGGCGCGACGAAGGTCAGCGCGATGTGGCCTTTTTGATCGGCGGTGCCGACGGATTGGACAAAGCGGTCTTGGAGCGCGCCAATTTGAAACTATCTCTAGGAGAGATGACCTGGCCGCACATGCTGGTTCGCGGTCTTTTGGCCGAACAGCTCTATCGGGCAAACGCCATTTTGACCGGCCACCCGTATCACCGTGACTAA
- the rsfS gene encoding ribosome silencing factor, translating to MLDMVERSLDGDKAKDITVIDLSGKSEIADYLVVASGTSQRHVGAMAEHLREELKKMGVVPVAVEGMPQCDWVLVDGGDVIVHLFRPEVRDFYNIEKMWDVKSQSQMAHVEPRV from the coding sequence ATGCTCGATATGGTGGAACGCTCACTTGACGGTGATAAAGCCAAAGACATCACCGTGATCGATCTCTCTGGAAAAAGCGAAATCGCGGATTATCTCGTGGTCGCCTCTGGGACGTCTCAACGTCACGTGGGCGCCATGGCTGAACACCTGCGCGAAGAGCTCAAAAAGATGGGTGTCGTGCCCGTCGCCGTCGAAGGCATGCCCCAATGCGATTGGGTGCTGGTTGACGGCGGCGATGTCATCGTGCACCTGTTCCGACCCGAGGTCCGTGACTTCTACAACATCGAAAAGATGTGGGACGTCAAGAGCCAGTCACAAATGGCTCATGTGGAACCCCGCGTTTAA
- a CDS encoding nicotinate-nucleotide adenylyltransferase: protein MTREIRTVGLLGGSFNPAHEGHVHISQMALDRLGLDQLWWLVSPQNPLKSTDGMGSLSSRLKSAKAVAQAEPRIRVTDAESRLGTRYTVDTLAALQQQNPNLRFVWIIGADNLRQIPKWKGWQRIFRTVPIAVFPRAPYSLRALNGRAAKRFSRAQIPSRQAHGLALKTPPAWVFLKAPLNAQSATRIRRLSGTPEYRP from the coding sequence ATGACACGCGAGATACGCACCGTTGGTCTGTTGGGGGGCTCGTTCAATCCAGCCCACGAGGGGCACGTGCACATTTCGCAAATGGCGCTGGACCGTTTGGGGTTGGACCAGCTTTGGTGGCTGGTGAGCCCGCAAAACCCGCTGAAAAGCACGGACGGTATGGGTTCGTTGTCCAGCCGTCTGAAATCCGCAAAGGCCGTGGCCCAAGCCGAGCCGCGAATCCGGGTTACGGACGCCGAATCGCGCCTGGGAACGCGTTATACGGTGGACACACTGGCCGCATTGCAGCAGCAAAACCCTAATTTGCGATTTGTGTGGATAATCGGGGCCGATAATTTGCGTCAAATCCCCAAATGGAAGGGCTGGCAGCGGATTTTCCGCACGGTGCCCATTGCGGTTTTCCCGCGTGCTCCGTATTCTTTAAGGGCCCTGAACGGACGGGCGGCAAAGCGCTTTTCGCGCGCGCAAATTCCGTCCCGACAGGCCCATGGGTTGGCCCTGAAAACGCCTCCGGCTTGGGTTTTTTTGAAAGCCCCGCTGAACGCGCAATCGGCCACTCGCATTCGTCGTCTTTCAGGGACGCCCGAATATCGGCCTTAG
- a CDS encoding murein hydrolase activator EnvC family protein translates to MFNSARPLNLFSAAAILATVLVCGPNPLLAADVDKADKKLQSVQDKIKRQQAESERQKKRALQLKSEMSAISKELVQAAQKVHDHEASVAGVEAELNKLERAAKLKEQKLRERQRQFSGVMMALTRIARFPSEALVAQPIPPEDTVRSAILLRAAVPTIEQRADALKAELDELAEARRKVDDQRQVLLAAVEGLRSEEMRIEGIRKKKAALRAEAISKSRAAQSKARKLAKQAKNLRDLVSKLNKAQAEAKRKAEAEARAAAEAKKRVAQKALALQKSKDVPPEAKAEAKAKPQPANLMASADISLLGGVEKVSKARGKLPYPAIGRVVGRYGQQLDGGLTSKGLSLETRDGARVIAPFSGKVVFSGPFRGYGQLLIIDHGEGYHSLLAGLGRIDTLMDQRVVAGEPVAIMGGDGEEPVLYVEFRRNNQPINPLPWLARSKRMAQSQPKG, encoded by the coding sequence GTGTTCAATTCGGCTCGCCCCCTCAACCTGTTCAGTGCTGCCGCCATTTTGGCGACCGTGCTTGTTTGTGGGCCGAACCCTTTGTTGGCGGCGGATGTGGATAAAGCGGACAAAAAGCTTCAATCCGTTCAAGACAAAATCAAACGCCAACAGGCCGAAAGTGAACGTCAGAAAAAGCGCGCGCTTCAGCTCAAATCCGAAATGTCTGCCATTTCCAAAGAACTGGTGCAGGCTGCGCAAAAGGTGCATGACCACGAAGCTTCAGTCGCGGGGGTGGAGGCGGAGCTCAACAAGCTGGAGCGTGCCGCCAAACTTAAAGAGCAAAAACTGCGCGAACGCCAACGCCAATTTTCCGGCGTGATGATGGCGCTGACGCGGATTGCGCGTTTTCCGTCCGAAGCCCTGGTGGCCCAGCCGATCCCGCCCGAAGACACGGTGCGCAGTGCGATCTTATTGCGGGCTGCCGTGCCGACCATCGAACAACGCGCGGATGCCTTGAAAGCTGAGCTGGATGAGTTGGCCGAAGCCCGGCGCAAGGTGGACGATCAACGCCAAGTCTTGCTGGCGGCCGTAGAAGGCCTGCGCTCTGAAGAGATGCGCATCGAAGGGATCCGCAAGAAAAAAGCCGCCCTGCGTGCAGAAGCCATTTCCAAAAGCCGCGCCGCGCAATCGAAAGCGCGCAAGCTTGCCAAGCAGGCCAAAAACCTGCGTGATTTGGTGAGCAAGCTGAACAAGGCCCAAGCCGAGGCCAAACGCAAAGCCGAAGCCGAGGCCCGCGCCGCCGCTGAAGCCAAAAAACGCGTGGCGCAAAAAGCGCTAGCGCTTCAAAAGTCGAAAGATGTCCCGCCAGAAGCTAAAGCCGAAGCCAAAGCCAAGCCTCAACCTGCTAATTTGATGGCGTCCGCCGACATCAGTCTTTTGGGCGGTGTGGAAAAAGTCTCCAAAGCGCGCGGCAAGCTGCCCTATCCGGCCATTGGCCGCGTTGTCGGGCGTTACGGTCAACAATTGGACGGTGGATTGACGTCGAAAGGCCTGTCGCTGGAAACCCGCGATGGGGCGCGGGTTATTGCGCCGTTTTCGGGGAAAGTCGTCTTTTCCGGGCCGTTTCGGGGCTATGGTCAGCTGTTGATCATTGATCACGGTGAAGGGTATCACTCGCTTTTGGCCGGGCTTGGCCGCATTGATACGCTCATGGATCAACGCGTCGTTGCGGGCGAGCCCGTCGCGATCATGGGTGGGGATGGCGAAGAGCCTGTTCTTTATGTAGAATTCCGCCGCAACAACCAGCCGATTAATCCGCTGCCATGGCTTGCCAGAAGCAAGCGAATGGCGCAATCTCAGCCGAAGGGTTGA